Proteins encoded by one window of Pseudochaenichthys georgianus chromosome 9, fPseGeo1.2, whole genome shotgun sequence:
- the fam219ab gene encoding protein FAM219A, with protein sequence MMEEKDRFQVPSAVQEAEMQAEMQPLDPASSTASEADSDTREGEPVTINYKPSPLQRKIEKQRDLARKGSLKNGTAVGSPVNQQPKKNNVMARTRLVVPNKGYSSLDQSPDEKPLVAIDTDSDDDFDMSRYSSSGYSSAEQINQDLNIQLLKDGYRLDEIPDDEDLDLILPKSVNPTCMCCQATSSTTCQIQ encoded by the exons ATGATGGAAGAAAAAGACAGATTCCAGGTGCCCAGTGCCGTGCAGGAAGCGGAGATGCAGGCGGAGATGCAGCCGCTG GACCCGGCCTCGTCCACGGCTTCAGAGGCGGACTCCGACACCCGAGAGGGGGAACCTGTCACCATCAACTACAAGCCCTCTCCCCTGCAGAGGAAAATAG AGAAACAGAGAGATCTGGCTAGGAAGGGCTCATTGAAGAACGGCACGGCTGTAGGAAGTCCCGTGAACCAGCAGCCGAAGAAGAACAACGTCATGGCTCGCACACG GTTGGTAGTGCCTAACAAAGGCTACTCCTCTTTAGACCAGAGCCCAGATGAGAAGCCCTTGGTGGCCATAGACACAgacag tGATGATGATTTTGACATGTCTAGATACTCATCGTCGGGATACTCCTCTGCTGAG CAAATCAATCAGGATCTGAACATCCAGCTGCTGAAAGATGGTTACCGCCTAGACGAGATCCCCGACGACGAGGACCTGGATCTGATCCTGCCTAAATCAGTCAACCCCACCTGCATGTGCTGCCAGGCCACCTCCTCCACCACCTGTCAAATACAGTAA